The Maniola hyperantus chromosome 19, iAphHyp1.2, whole genome shotgun sequence genome has a window encoding:
- the LOC117991075 gene encoding short-chain dehydrogenase/reductase family 16C member 6-like, translating into MSTETQEYMNGMRPGPLTREIPECMRDKYTVIQTVFDVLAFLMVAIGHVIQGIYRSIIGIPKKDLRGSIALVTGGGGGLGSLIALRLARLGCIVVLWDINKQGLEDTVKLVKGVGGKCFGYIVDLTKRDDIYRVAKQVDQDVGKVSLLINNAGVVSGQYLLDTPDHLIQRTFDVNILSHFWTVKAFLPAMIEENEGHIVTIASMAGHVGVAKLVDYCSSKSAACGFDEALRLELEVKGVKGVHTSLICPYFIRATGMFEEVNSRFVPTLSSNEVADRVVLAIRTNEHVAVMPAYFRLLLPFKWIVPWPCISELIRGLVPDAVPQPMQRPHRVALNKDDIHDLVKNDSRPMTVVPPSRHERQV; encoded by the exons ATGTCAACAGAGACCCAAGAATATATGAATGGCATGAGGCCTGGACCGCTAACGAGAGAGATTCCAGAATGTATGAGAGATAAGTACACGGTGATACAGACAGTTTTCGATGTACTTGCATTTTTGATGGTCGCGATCGGACATGTCATACAAGGAATATATAGGTCAATTATTGGAATCCCAAAGAAGGATCTCAGAGGTAGCATAGCCCTTGTGACCGGCGGAGGAGGAGGTCTAGGAAGTCTAATAGCCTTGAGACTGGCAAGGCTTGGCTGTATCGTTGTTTTATGGGACATAAATAAACAAG GGCTTGAAGATACAGTGAAATTAGTCAAAGGAGTAGGAGGTAAATGCTTCGGCTACATCGTGGATCTCACTAAACGGGACGACATCTATCGAGTCGCAAAACAAGTCGACCAAGACGTCGGTAAA GTGTCCCTTCTCATAAACAATGCCGGGGTGGTGTCTGGACAATATTTACTGGACACTCCGGACCATCTAATACAGAGGACCTTTGACGTCAACATCTTATCGCATTTTTGG ACAGTGAAAGCATTCTTGCCAGCAATGATCGAGGAGAACGAGGGGCACATAGTTACTATAGCATCCATGGCCGGCCACGTTGGAGTCGCGAAGTTGGTGGACTATTGCTCATCAAAATCTGCGGCTTGCGGCTTCGACGAAGCCTTAAGACTAGAGTTAGAAGTCAAAGGAGTCAAGGGCGTTCACACGTCGCTTATATGCCCGTACTTTATACGTGCAACTGGAATGTTTGAAGAGGTGAATTCAAG ATTCGTGCCCACGCTGAGCTCGAACGAGGTGGCGGACCGCGTGGTGCTGGCGATACGCACCAACGAGCATGTCGCCGTCATGCCTGCCTACTTCCGACTGTTGCTGCCGTTCAAATG GATCGTGCCATGGCCGTGCATATCTGAACTGATACGCGGTTTAGTACCAGATGCGGTTCCCCAGCCAATGCAACGACCGCATCGCGTCGCATTGAACAAAGACGACATCCACGATTTGGTGAAAAACGATTCCCGACCAATGACCGTAGTGCCTCCATCAAGACACGAAAGACAAGTTTGA